In Clostridium swellfunianum, a genomic segment contains:
- the ftsX gene encoding permease-like cell division protein FtsX encodes MKINTFKHFIGDAAKSLRRNRTFSIASVATVAATLFVLGLFMLTVLNVQQVMKDVESKVEVKVILNDDIKTNEQKDLEKAIKDTAGVVDVELETKEAALNNMKEWFGEDYVSLLDGLDKDTMPTSYIVRVEKPEMVTNVVQNVKGKPGIYAIKDAREFVDKIIAITNVVKWVGIVIFVVLIGVSLFLIGNTIKLTVYARRREIGIMKYIGATDWFIRWPFVLEGAFIGIFGAIVADLLLYFGYKFVFEKMSVQIFMINLVNPSYVISTIIGQFLLGGIAIGVLGSIMAIRKFLAV; translated from the coding sequence ATGAAGATTAATACCTTCAAGCATTTTATAGGTGATGCAGCTAAGAGTTTAAGAAGAAACAGAACTTTTAGTATCGCCTCAGTAGCTACTGTGGCAGCAACACTTTTTGTATTAGGCTTATTTATGCTGACAGTCTTAAATGTTCAGCAAGTTATGAAAGATGTTGAATCAAAGGTTGAAGTAAAAGTTATTTTAAACGACGATATAAAAACTAATGAGCAGAAGGATTTGGAGAAGGCTATAAAAGATACTGCAGGTGTTGTTGATGTAGAGCTTGAAACCAAGGAAGCTGCTTTAAACAATATGAAGGAATGGTTTGGAGAAGATTATGTATCACTTCTTGATGGATTAGATAAGGATACCATGCCAACTTCCTATATTGTGAGGGTTGAGAAACCGGAAATGGTAACCAACGTGGTTCAAAACGTAAAGGGCAAGCCTGGTATATACGCAATAAAAGATGCAAGAGAATTTGTAGATAAGATTATTGCTATAACAAATGTAGTTAAGTGGGTAGGGATTGTTATTTTCGTAGTATTGATTGGAGTTTCACTGTTCCTTATAGGCAATACTATAAAGCTTACTGTATATGCAAGAAGAAGAGAAATAGGAATAATGAAGTATATAGGAGCTACAGATTGGTTTATAAGATGGCCTTTTGTTCTTGAAGGAGCTTTTATAGGTATCTTTGGTGCTATTGTAGCTGATTTATTGCTTTATTTTGGATATAAGTTTGTATTTGAAAAAATGAGTGTGCAGATTTTTATGATTAATCTGGTAAATCCAAGCTATGTTATAAGCACTATAATAGGACAATTCTTATTAGGTGGAATTGCTATAGGAGTGCTTGGAAGTATTATGGCTATAAGAAAGTTCTTGGCAGTTTAG
- the ftsE gene encoding cell division ATP-binding protein FtsE, with protein sequence MIEFKNVSKVYDNNVTALKDVNIRIERGEFVFLVGPSGAGKSTFIKMLLKEVEPTNGSIVINDDLDITKLKRKQVPFYRRKVGVVFQDFRLIPTLNVYENVAFAMRVVEAPLKDIRKRVSMMLSLVGLSKKYKSFPHELSGGEQQRVALARAIVNNPSILIADEPTGNLDPDTAMDIMEILNDINRAGTTIVMATHAKDIVDVMKKRVIAVEKGIIARDEQRGLYGYED encoded by the coding sequence ATGATTGAGTTTAAAAATGTAAGTAAGGTTTACGACAATAATGTGACTGCACTTAAAGACGTTAATATTAGGATTGAAAGAGGAGAATTTGTGTTTTTAGTAGGTCCTAGTGGAGCTGGAAAGTCAACATTTATTAAGATGCTCCTTAAAGAAGTGGAGCCGACTAACGGAAGTATAGTAATAAACGATGATTTAGATATTACAAAATTAAAAAGAAAACAAGTACCTTTCTATAGAAGAAAAGTTGGGGTTGTGTTTCAGGACTTTAGGCTTATACCAACTCTTAATGTATACGAAAATGTTGCTTTTGCTATGAGAGTAGTTGAAGCGCCTCTAAAAGATATAAGAAAAAGAGTATCAATGATGCTGTCCTTGGTTGGACTTTCAAAGAAGTACAAGTCATTTCCTCATGAGCTTTCAGGAGGAGAGCAGCAGAGAGTTGCTCTTGCAAGGGCTATAGTTAACAATCCATCTATTCTGATTGCGGACGAGCCTACTGGTAACCTGGATCCAGATACAGCAATGGATATTATGGAAATTCTAAATGACATAAACCGTGCTGGAACAACTATAGTTATGGCTACACATGCTAAGGATATAGTTGATGTCATGAAAAAAAGAGTTATAGCTGTTGAAAAAGGAATAATAGCAAGAGACGAACAAAGGGGGCTGTACGGATATGAAGATTAA
- a CDS encoding diguanylate cyclase, protein MNLGYEIKKRLSIFKNFYDVIRIMDPINKTSYIITENEVQAVNYTCYCMWNKSNACENCVSMRALSEQDTFVKIEHSNEKVMMVIATSVEIEGNTYIVEILKDITKNSKVNNIFEKDCEIIEELISSVNERAVRDELTGLYNRRYINERLPIDMNYSKLNSSPLSIIMADIDFFKNVNDKYGHLAGDRILEEFSDLILNSIRNDKYWASRFGGEEFLIVLNGASLKDAYDIAEEIRTNVENTPFQFKGFSINITSSFGVYCTHDHDMKVSELLSKVDDNLYEAKFLGRNKTVASEGNIQQPINIEEKISIENKNLRLLRIKNQIDELRETLNEVCCTIDEGKSNPDRLFISECLDELIVKYMKELNS, encoded by the coding sequence ATGAACTTAGGATACGAGATAAAGAAAAGACTATCAATATTCAAAAATTTTTATGATGTTATTAGAATTATGGACCCTATAAATAAAACATCATACATAATTACTGAAAATGAAGTTCAGGCTGTAAATTACACTTGTTACTGTATGTGGAACAAGAGCAATGCTTGCGAGAACTGTGTTTCTATGAGAGCATTATCTGAGCAAGATACTTTTGTAAAAATTGAGCATAGTAATGAAAAGGTTATGATGGTCATAGCGACATCTGTAGAAATCGAAGGAAATACTTATATTGTAGAGATATTAAAAGATATTACTAAAAACAGTAAGGTGAATAATATATTTGAAAAAGATTGCGAGATTATAGAGGAGTTGATTAGTTCTGTAAATGAAAGAGCGGTTAGAGATGAGCTTACTGGTTTGTATAATAGAAGATATATAAATGAAAGACTGCCAATCGATATGAATTATAGCAAATTAAACAGCTCTCCATTATCAATTATAATGGCAGATATTGATTTTTTTAAGAATGTTAATGACAAGTATGGTCACTTAGCCGGTGATAGAATACTTGAGGAATTTTCAGATCTAATATTGAACTCAATAAGGAACGATAAATATTGGGCATCAAGATTTGGGGGAGAGGAATTTCTAATTGTATTAAATGGCGCAAGTTTAAAAGATGCTTATGATATAGCGGAAGAAATCAGAACAAATGTAGAAAACACTCCTTTTCAATTTAAAGGCTTTAGTATTAATATTACTTCAAGTTTTGGGGTGTATTGTACACATGATCATGATATGAAAGTTTCTGAGCTATTATCAAAGGTTGATGATAACTTATATGAAGCTAAGTTTTTAGGCAGAAACAAAACTGTAGCCAGTGAAGGAAATATTCAGCAGCCTATTAATATAGAAGAGAAAATCAGCATTGAAAATAAGAATTTAAGGCTTTTGAGAATTAAGAATCAAATAGATGAATTAAGAGAAACCCTAAACGAGGTATGCTGTACTATTGATGAAGGCAAATCCAATCCAGACAGATTATTTATTAGCGAGTGCTTGGATGAGCTGATAGTAAAATACATGAAGGAACTTAATTCTTGA
- a CDS encoding S41 family peptidase, with the protein MTSKKRWIGVTVAVVLATNVLTYYGAKRISFVLPNGKTVGTQSSAELSKFQKMFEVRSLIDKLYDGQIDEDALVEGAIKGMTSALNDPYTTFMNQKEFEAFNAQTEGAYSGVGIQIEVKDEKIMVLKTFEGSPARKAGVMAGDIIEKVNGTDVSGKEYEKAVAMMKGKEGTEVAITVLRGEKETHTYSIKRAKIALETVSGEMLPGGKIGYIKLEMFDENTGKNFTKKLKELQGKGAKGLILDLRQNPGGLLTTCVDVISNFVPKDKVIVSTIDKYKKENRYNSKGGIAIGMPLVVLTDGLTASASEIVSGVVRDYKIGTLVGEKTFGKGVVQTLVDTGDNTALKVTISRYYTPNGENIHKTGIKPDVEVDYPEALLKQPYNRTVDPQFNKALEIMKDKVK; encoded by the coding sequence ATGACAAGTAAAAAGAGATGGATAGGGGTTACAGTAGCAGTTGTGCTGGCTACTAATGTTTTAACATATTATGGAGCAAAAAGGATTTCCTTCGTGCTTCCCAATGGTAAAACAGTAGGAACTCAGTCATCAGCAGAATTATCAAAATTTCAAAAGATGTTTGAGGTAAGAAGCCTAATAGATAAATTGTATGACGGCCAAATAGATGAGGATGCTCTTGTTGAAGGTGCTATAAAAGGCATGACTTCAGCTTTGAATGATCCATATACTACCTTTATGAATCAAAAGGAATTTGAAGCCTTTAATGCTCAAACAGAGGGAGCTTATTCTGGAGTTGGAATTCAAATAGAGGTTAAGGATGAAAAGATTATGGTTCTTAAGACCTTCGAAGGATCTCCAGCGAGAAAAGCAGGAGTAATGGCAGGAGATATAATTGAAAAAGTTAATGGAACAGACGTATCAGGCAAAGAGTATGAAAAGGCTGTAGCCATGATGAAGGGAAAAGAAGGTACAGAGGTAGCTATAACTGTATTAAGAGGAGAAAAGGAAACTCATACATATAGCATTAAACGAGCTAAAATAGCTCTTGAAACAGTAAGCGGAGAAATGCTGCCAGGAGGAAAAATAGGCTATATAAAGCTCGAAATGTTTGATGAAAACACTGGCAAAAACTTCACTAAAAAGCTTAAGGAGCTTCAAGGCAAGGGAGCAAAAGGTCTGATTCTTGATTTAAGACAAAATCCAGGTGGATTATTGACTACTTGCGTAGATGTAATATCAAACTTTGTTCCAAAGGACAAGGTTATAGTTTCAACTATAGACAAGTACAAGAAGGAAAATAGATATAATTCCAAGGGTGGAATAGCTATAGGAATGCCTCTGGTTGTTTTAACTGACGGTTTGACCGCAAGTGCCTCCGAGATAGTATCAGGAGTAGTTAGAGATTACAAAATAGGAACCTTAGTTGGCGAAAAGACCTTTGGAAAGGGTGTTGTTCAAACTTTGGTAGATACAGGTGATAATACTGCTCTCAAGGTTACAATATCAAGATACTATACTCCAAATGGCGAAAATATTCATAAGACAGGAATAAAGCCTGATGTTGAGGTTGATTATCCAGAAGCATTATTGAAGCAGCCTTATAATAGAACTGTAGATCCGCAATTTAACAAAGCTTTGGAGATAATGAAGGATAAAGTTAAATAA
- a CDS encoding class I SAM-dependent methyltransferase has translation MDFRKTFDQIPETFDKYRPRYCDELFTEIITVSDLNSSKDVLEIGPGTGQATEPILKTGCNYKAIELGENFTEYMKNKYGTYRNFDIVNADFETYDFGNRKFDLIYSAATIQWIPEKIAFSKAYNILKPGGILAMFMTRSDEKSANEELYNRIDEIYKEHFCVKQRYNCKMKYDNVVNYGFVNYKYQDWKKVRTLSADEYISYISTHCEHITLEEPYKSKFYTGVRKAIIDAGNKMVINDTIVLYLAQKPL, from the coding sequence ATGGATTTTAGAAAGACATTTGACCAAATACCAGAAACATTTGATAAATATAGACCACGATATTGTGATGAACTCTTTACAGAAATTATTACTGTATCTGACTTGAATTCAAGCAAAGATGTACTTGAAATTGGTCCAGGGACAGGACAAGCAACAGAGCCTATTTTAAAAACTGGCTGTAACTATAAGGCGATTGAACTTGGGGAGAATTTCACAGAATATATGAAAAACAAATATGGAACTTATAGAAATTTTGATATTGTAAATGCTGACTTTGAAACATATGATTTTGGAAATCGAAAATTTGATTTAATATATTCAGCAGCTACAATTCAATGGATACCTGAAAAAATAGCATTTTCAAAAGCCTACAATATACTAAAACCTGGTGGCATTCTTGCAATGTTCATGACACGTTCAGATGAGAAAAGTGCAAATGAAGAACTGTACAACAGAATAGACGAGATATATAAAGAACACTTTTGTGTTAAGCAGAGATATAATTGTAAAATGAAATATGATAATGTTGTGAATTATGGCTTTGTTAATTACAAATATCAAGACTGGAAAAAGGTAAGAACACTTAGTGCAGATGAATATATTTCATATATTAGTACACATTGTGAGCATATAACTTTAGAAGAGCCTTATAAGTCTAAATTCTACACGGGAGTAAGAAAGGCTATTATAGATGCTGGCAATAAAATGGTTATTAACGATACTATTGTATTATATCTTGCTCAAAAACCGTTATAA
- a CDS encoding AAA family ATPase, which yields MRIYIVGSVASGKTTLAKELSNKLGIKCTHLDGIVHIKDKTNKEWGSIRRADEEINRLFKSTIMKPHWIIEDAGRKMFSEGMEAAGMIIHLKPSIFVRRMRVMTRFFKQKFGMEECIYTPSIHMLKFMFKALNNYETGKDDLEARLIQYTNKVVILSSGKEIKKFMESVLQSEYGIRKDEKLN from the coding sequence ATGAGAATTTATATTGTTGGTTCTGTTGCAAGTGGTAAGACAACTTTAGCAAAAGAATTATCAAATAAATTAGGAATTAAATGTACACATCTTGACGGTATCGTACATATAAAAGATAAGACTAATAAAGAGTGGGGAAGTATTAGGAGAGCTGATGAGGAAATCAATCGATTGTTCAAAAGCACAATAATGAAACCCCATTGGATAATTGAAGATGCTGGTAGAAAGATGTTTTCTGAAGGTATGGAAGCGGCTGGTATGATTATACATCTTAAACCTAGCATCTTTGTCAGAAGGATGCGAGTTATGACTAGATTCTTTAAGCAAAAATTTGGAATGGAAGAATGTATATATACACCTAGTATACATATGCTTAAGTTTATGTTTAAGGCTTTAAATAATTATGAGACTGGAAAAGATGATTTAGAAGCTAGACTTATTCAATATACTAACAAAGTAGTGATTTTAAGTAGCGGTAAGGAAATTAAGAAGTTTATGGAAAGTGTACTTCAATCAGAGTATGGTATAAGGAAGGACGAGAAATTGAATTGA
- the uvrB gene encoding excinuclease ABC subunit UvrB, translating into MGEFKINSKFKPTGDQPQAIDSLVEGINRGEKGQILLGVTGSGKTFTMANIIERTQKPTLVLAHNKTLAAQLCSEFRDFFPDSCVEYFVSYYDYYQPEAYVPQTDTFIEKDASINDEIDKLRHSATAALFERRDVIIVASVSCIYGLGNPEEYRNLIISLRQGMEKDRDEVIRKLIEIQYERNEINFVRGTFRVRGDVLDIFPAGSTNKAIRVEFFGDEIDRIREFDVLTGEILGERKHISIFPASHFATSYEKLEVAIKQIEAELEERLRELTAQDKLLEAQRLKQRTNFDIEMIREVGYCSGIENYSRILDGRAAGTPPQTLIDYFPEDFLLFIDESHVTLPQVRAMYAGDRSRKDTLVNYGFRLPSAYDNRPLKFPEFENKVKQVVYVSATPAAYEFEHATNVAEQIIRPTGLLDPEIVIKPVKGQIDDLYGQIKETTAKGFRILVTTLTKKMAEDLTKYFKEMGIKTTYLHSDIDTLERMKIIRDLRKGDFDVLVGINLLREGLDIPEVALVAILDADKEGFLRSETSLIQTIGRAARNSESKVIMYADNITKSMEKAIGETNRRRKLQMEYNEKHGIVPTTVMKDIREIIEITKVAEEGAEYNSLEEAIQANNENIEKLIEKYEQEMSQASKDLQFERAAQLRDMIFKLKKQKTKK; encoded by the coding sequence ATGGGTGAATTTAAAATAAATTCGAAGTTTAAGCCTACTGGCGATCAGCCCCAAGCTATTGACAGTTTGGTTGAAGGAATAAACAGGGGAGAAAAAGGTCAGATACTTTTAGGGGTAACAGGGTCTGGAAAGACCTTTACTATGGCGAACATAATAGAGAGAACTCAGAAGCCTACCTTAGTTTTGGCACATAATAAAACTCTTGCAGCACAGCTTTGCTCAGAGTTTAGAGATTTTTTCCCCGACAGCTGCGTAGAATACTTTGTTTCCTACTACGATTACTACCAGCCGGAAGCTTATGTTCCACAGACAGATACCTTTATAGAAAAGGACGCATCTATAAACGATGAGATAGATAAGCTTAGACACTCAGCTACAGCAGCACTTTTTGAAAGAAGAGACGTTATAATAGTTGCTTCTGTATCCTGCATATACGGTTTGGGTAATCCAGAAGAATATAGAAATCTTATCATATCCTTAAGACAAGGTATGGAAAAGGATAGGGATGAGGTTATAAGAAAGCTTATAGAAATTCAATACGAAAGAAATGAAATTAACTTTGTTAGAGGTACCTTTAGAGTTAGAGGGGATGTTTTAGATATTTTCCCTGCAGGTTCTACTAACAAGGCTATTAGAGTTGAATTTTTTGGAGATGAAATAGACAGAATAAGAGAGTTTGATGTTTTAACCGGTGAAATTCTAGGGGAGAGGAAGCATATATCAATATTCCCAGCTTCTCACTTTGCTACTTCCTATGAAAAATTAGAGGTAGCAATAAAGCAGATTGAAGCAGAGCTTGAAGAGAGACTTAGAGAATTGACAGCACAGGATAAGCTTTTAGAGGCTCAAAGGTTAAAGCAGAGAACTAATTTTGACATAGAGATGATAAGAGAGGTTGGTTATTGCAGCGGTATAGAAAACTATTCAAGAATACTTGATGGAAGAGCTGCTGGAACACCTCCGCAAACCTTGATAGATTATTTTCCAGAGGACTTTTTACTTTTTATAGATGAAAGCCATGTTACTCTTCCTCAGGTTAGAGCTATGTATGCAGGCGACCGCTCAAGAAAAGACACTCTTGTAAACTATGGCTTTAGACTGCCAAGCGCATACGACAACAGACCTCTTAAGTTCCCTGAGTTTGAGAATAAGGTGAAGCAGGTAGTCTATGTTTCTGCCACTCCGGCAGCTTATGAGTTTGAGCATGCTACAAATGTAGCAGAACAAATTATAAGACCTACAGGACTTCTTGATCCTGAAATTGTTATAAAACCTGTAAAAGGACAGATTGATGATTTATATGGACAGATAAAAGAAACTACAGCCAAGGGCTTTAGAATATTGGTTACAACCTTGACTAAGAAAATGGCTGAGGATTTAACAAAATATTTTAAAGAGATGGGGATAAAAACAACTTATCTGCACTCTGATATAGATACTTTGGAAAGAATGAAGATAATAAGAGACCTTAGAAAAGGTGATTTTGACGTTCTTGTTGGAATTAACCTTTTAAGAGAGGGCTTGGATATACCTGAGGTTGCTTTAGTTGCTATCTTAGATGCTGACAAGGAAGGATTTTTAAGATCAGAAACCTCCTTGATTCAGACCATAGGTAGAGCAGCTAGAAACTCTGAAAGCAAGGTTATAATGTATGCTGACAATATAACTAAGTCTATGGAAAAAGCTATTGGAGAAACCAACAGAAGAAGAAAACTTCAGATGGAATATAACGAAAAGCATGGCATTGTTCCAACCACAGTTATGAAGGATATCAGAGAGATTATCGAGATAACCAAGGTGGCTGAAGAAGGTGCTGAGTACAATAGTTTAGAAGAAGCAATACAGGCTAATAATGAAAACATAGAAAAGCTTATTGAAAAGTACGAGCAGGAAATGTCTCAAGCCTCTAAGGATCTTCAGTTTGAAAGAGCTGCACAGCTTAGAGATATGATATTTAAATTAAAAAAACAAAAGACTAAAAAATAG
- a CDS encoding GNAT family N-acetyltransferase produces the protein MYYHRTYIEKSDDFNKMCLLVSYLNSLHLCDWSLGRLFGWKYGRWSKESQIESLFEKQSELFFDDSNELCGIIITENFGERYYILSKKEEELLQSMTDFLLEGGNFNKSYVITLPVNDECQKDILQRNGFIYSGDADVTCTYNLDDIVIPDIAIPNEFVLTSQEEYLDEDKAELLRFYAFNPDGIYDETLDKAFKYGRKNPIITPELCVLLLNENGEPVSTCMGLLDKNNQFMEVEVVATKKEYENRGFAKIVISECITRGISKGVKEFSISAWEEKTRKLYSSFGKTQVLKKINYKKGVS, from the coding sequence ATGTATTATCATAGAACGTATATAGAAAAATCTGATGACTTTAATAAAATGTGCTTATTGGTTTCGTACTTAAATAGTTTACATTTGTGTGATTGGTCATTAGGTAGATTGTTTGGATGGAAATATGGCAGATGGAGTAAGGAAAGTCAAATTGAGTCACTATTTGAAAAACAATCAGAGTTATTTTTTGATGATTCTAATGAATTATGTGGGATAATTATAACTGAAAATTTTGGAGAAAGGTATTACATTCTTTCTAAGAAAGAGGAAGAACTATTACAGTCAATGACTGATTTTTTGTTAGAAGGAGGAAATTTTAATAAATCCTATGTTATAACCCTCCCTGTGAATGATGAGTGTCAGAAAGACATTCTTCAAAGAAATGGTTTCATTTATTCTGGTGATGCTGATGTCACATGTACTTACAATTTAGATGATATTGTTATACCAGATATAGCAATACCAAATGAGTTCGTTTTAACATCTCAAGAAGAGTATTTAGATGAAGATAAGGCAGAACTTTTAAGATTCTATGCATTTAATCCTGATGGTATTTATGATGAAACACTTGACAAAGCCTTCAAATATGGAAGGAAAAACCCTATAATAACTCCCGAACTTTGTGTGTTGTTATTGAATGAAAATGGTGAACCAGTTTCAACCTGTATGGGTCTCTTAGATAAAAATAATCAGTTTATGGAAGTAGAGGTTGTTGCAACAAAAAAGGAATATGAAAATAGAGGATTTGCCAAAATAGTAATTTCTGAATGTATTACAAGAGGAATAAGCAAAGGTGTGAAAGAATTTTCAATATCTGCATGGGAGGAAAAAACAAGAAAGTTATATTCTTCTTTTGGTAAAACACAAGTTTTGAAAAAGATAAATTATAAGAAAGGTGTTTCTTAA
- a CDS encoding murein hydrolase activator EnvC family protein, with the protein MKKGISIVLALTLSAAGVYTVKADELTDAQKQLNNIQNSIDDKKEELADINKEKKSVEKSINDLEEKMKSSSSTLTELNGKISDLNFQTKDLEKKIAQNEANLKEQDEMFKKRVRAIYINGNQGYLDLILNSKSFSDFVSRVDSLGKIMEYDKKLMESIENNKKSLELQKSDIDKKKKETTALKQQADGKLKELQGVSEEKKSLMADLEKDKVAYEKAIKEEEDQSAAIATMVKQIKKKKEEEKKKAEEEKKQQQGQNGGSSNTVVTSPDSPLGKLYCVTGKPTYVTSPYGWRVHPVLGTKRFHAGMDLGVWTGTPIYSLTDGEVIYAGWMSGYGNVIMVDHGSITSVYAHNSSLVGRVGQKVKGGQLISYSGNTGLSSGPHLHFEIRKENGETTNPAPYYVR; encoded by the coding sequence ATGAAAAAGGGTATAAGTATTGTTTTAGCATTAACTTTGAGTGCCGCAGGAGTTTACACTGTTAAAGCAGATGAACTTACTGACGCTCAGAAACAGCTAAACAATATACAGAATTCTATAGATGACAAAAAAGAAGAACTTGCCGATATTAACAAAGAAAAAAAATCCGTTGAAAAGAGTATAAATGATTTGGAGGAAAAAATGAAAAGTTCCTCCAGCACTTTGACTGAATTAAACGGTAAAATATCTGATTTGAACTTTCAAACGAAGGACCTTGAAAAGAAAATTGCCCAAAATGAGGCAAACCTTAAGGAACAGGATGAGATGTTCAAAAAAAGAGTACGGGCTATATATATAAATGGAAATCAAGGCTATCTAGATTTGATTTTAAACTCCAAAAGCTTTTCGGATTTCGTATCTCGAGTTGACTCTTTGGGAAAGATAATGGAATATGATAAAAAGCTTATGGAAAGCATTGAAAACAATAAGAAAAGCTTGGAGCTTCAAAAGAGCGATATAGACAAGAAGAAAAAAGAAACCACTGCACTTAAGCAGCAGGCAGATGGTAAATTAAAAGAGCTTCAAGGTGTTTCTGAGGAAAAGAAGAGCTTGATGGCTGATCTTGAAAAGGACAAGGTTGCTTATGAAAAAGCAATAAAAGAAGAAGAAGATCAATCTGCTGCTATTGCTACAATGGTTAAACAGATTAAGAAGAAAAAAGAGGAAGAAAAGAAAAAAGCAGAGGAAGAGAAAAAGCAGCAGCAAGGCCAAAATGGGGGCAGCTCAAACACTGTTGTAACTTCACCTGATTCACCGCTTGGAAAGCTCTATTGCGTAACAGGTAAGCCAACCTATGTAACTTCACCTTATGGTTGGAGAGTTCACCCTGTACTTGGAACAAAAAGATTTCATGCAGGAATGGATCTTGGTGTTTGGACGGGCACTCCGATTTATTCTTTAACTGATGGAGAAGTTATTTATGCAGGCTGGATGAGCGGCTATGGTAATGTTATTATGGTTGATCATGGAAGCATAACAAGCGTGTATGCTCACAATTCTTCTTTAGTAGGAAGAGTTGGTCAGAAGGTTAAAGGTGGACAGCTTATTTCCTATTCAGGAAATACAGGCTTGTCAAGCGGACCACATCTGCATTTTGAAATTAGAAAAGAAAACGGTGAAACAACTAATCCGGCACCATACTATGTAAGATAA
- a CDS encoding PDZ domain-containing protein, whose translation MGILLSTLRAIAYTLTNFDMALVLIILAFILYRQNKKTTVMQKMIIGDSLNSAFELTISQVVIGIFAGVLASIIISFLGVAFDENSAIYLIFLISIFFMFWKPKFICFAYSGAVLGFISLFLELISKVYAGVKLNVFGTTLNLADVNVLRIDIGGLMVVVAVLHLIEGILVIIDGKRGAIPVFTNRDDKIIGGFALRRNWVLPVALFFIIGNATDTGLTHNIATPDWWPILKNSPLTRMAKDAAVSLFAYYGVIGYSTVTFTRNKNQKALSSGIGLIIYAVALFSAAQLARLGYLYQLFVVVFAPLAHELMLNVQRYMEVNGKPKYVSGEEGIMVLEVAPDSPAFEMGIQSGDLLVEVNSRKIGTEQDILTAAKEGLNYISFKLRRGIDKFQEVSYSKLSGDKRLGIVFVPRNVPGDEMVVKYDENRFREIFNKMKDDDDKEN comes from the coding sequence ATGGGTATTTTACTTAGCACTTTAAGAGCTATTGCCTATACTCTGACAAACTTTGATATGGCGCTGGTGCTTATAATTCTTGCCTTTATACTTTACAGGCAGAATAAAAAAACAACAGTGATGCAGAAGATGATAATAGGAGATAGCCTTAATTCTGCCTTTGAGCTTACCATATCACAGGTTGTCATAGGCATCTTTGCAGGAGTTTTAGCAAGCATTATTATATCTTTTTTAGGAGTAGCCTTTGATGAAAATTCAGCTATTTATCTTATATTTTTAATTTCAATTTTCTTTATGTTTTGGAAACCTAAATTTATTTGTTTTGCATACTCAGGGGCAGTACTTGGATTCATAAGCTTGTTTCTAGAGCTTATATCCAAGGTATATGCTGGAGTTAAGCTGAATGTGTTTGGAACAACCTTAAACTTGGCTGATGTGAATGTTCTTAGGATAGACATCGGCGGTCTTATGGTAGTAGTTGCAGTACTTCACCTCATTGAGGGAATACTGGTTATCATAGACGGAAAAAGAGGAGCTATACCTGTATTTACCAATAGGGACGATAAAATAATAGGTGGTTTTGCACTGAGGAGAAATTGGGTGCTGCCGGTGGCACTATTTTTTATAATAGGTAATGCTACCGACACTGGGCTTACTCATAATATTGCGACTCCTGATTGGTGGCCAATTTTAAAAAACTCGCCTCTAACTCGAATGGCTAAGGATGCGGCAGTTTCATTGTTTGCTTATTATGGAGTAATTGGCTACAGCACAGTAACTTTTACAAGAAATAAAAATCAGAAGGCTTTGTCTTCAGGAATTGGATTGATTATCTATGCAGTAGCATTATTTTCAGCCGCACAGCTTGCACGTCTGGGGTATTTATATCAGCTGTTCGTAGTAGTTTTTGCTCCACTAGCTCATGAGCTTATGCTTAATGTGCAAAGGTATATGGAGGTTAACGGCAAGCCTAAATACGTAAGCGGTGAGGAAGGCATTATGGTTCTAGAGGTAGCGCCAGATTCGCCTGCTTTTGAAATGGGAATACAAAGTGGAGACTTGCTGGTAGAGGTTAATAGCAGAAAAATAGGAACTGAACAAGACATTTTAACAGCCGCTAAGGAAGGGCTTAATTATATAAGCTTTAAGCTTAGGCGTGGTATTGATAAATTCCAAGAGGTAAGCTACAGCAAGCTAAGCGGAGACAAAAGGCTTGGCATAGTCTTTGTACCTAGGAATGTACCAGGAGACGAAATGGTTGTTAAGTATGATGAAAATAGATTTAGAGAAATCTTCAATAAAATGAAAGACGATGATGATAAAGAGAATTAA